Within Pseudomonas cichorii, the genomic segment CGGCACCGTAGTTAAAATGAGTCAAATGCCTTACGGCCTCAAGGTGACGCTGGTAACGCGCGATATCTTTCACGAGCCGCTCACGAGTTGCTGCCCGAGTCCTAGGCTTGTCGTGATGCTGCTGCGCCTCGGCGATTTTCTCGTGGATCCTTGCGATGACCCAAGCCTTCAAGTTCACTTGGAATGGCCTGATTGCCGTCCACAGAAAACTATGAATCGTCGAGACATGGAACAGCGGATCGTTACCTACGTCCCCCCAGATCTCCTTGACCGCTACTTCAGTGTAGGTAATGCAAGCGACTCTCTGACCACGCATGTTGAGCTTTAGTCTTCGCGTCTGGCCGAGGTGCGCAAGGGCCTTTACCAGCGACGTCGTCTTCCCAGAACCCGCGCCAGCAACCATGACAAAGCTGCGTTGAGGACGCTGGTCCAAGCACAACCTTAGTTCGATATCTGCTTGAGTATCCGGCTGACCGATACGCGCAGTCATACCTCACCCCCGTTGAGAGGCGCCTCCGCCTCAGCTACTGCGGGCGGTGGCGGGGCGACCAGATCCTCCAACCAACGAAGACCGTCCGAAATGTAATTTGGCACCGTCCATGCCGACGGCTCTTGAGCCAGCAGCCCGAGAGCGAAATCAGTTTTACGAAAACTTGAGCTTTTGACCTTACGGTAAAGGCGCTCCGCAATACCTGCGATTTCCAGATTGTTGGAACCCTTGATACGTAGGCCGAGATCCTTGCGGTCCAGATGCTGCGTCCAGGTTAGATTTTGCAGTGCAAACGCTTCCTCCAACGTCCTGCCTGTCCTCACCTGAGTCGCTCCGCCCCACACCACCGCTACTGGTGTCTGGTAAGCAACGCGTACAAGGGCGCCGCCTTCTTCGTCTCGGAGTTGAGTGCGCTGTTCGGCAGTCGCAGCCAGCAGATCGTCAATCGTGGTGTGCCCAGGCAGCCACTTGATCAACGTCTGGTTTGAAGTAAGAGCCCCGGCTTCATGAACCATGCACGCCTTGCGCCCTTTACGTCTCGCTTCAGCCTCCTCCGCGTCCTCATTGTCGTCAGGCTCTGCATCCGCTGGATCCTCATCAACCGGCAACTCGCCGTTTGCGGCTAAAGCGCCCGCTGCAGGCGGAGAAACACTGTCAATGTCGGTCACGATCAGAGAAGTGAGCCCCAAGAAATCAATGAGGCCTTTGAATCGATGTCCGAACGCGCCACCCACATCTAAAACGCTCAAATAGTTCGACTGAAGTCGAGGTGCAGCTTTAGCAATCATTTGCGGCATCAGCAGCCGCTCGACGTTCCCTTCAACCAAAATGGCCGCATCAGCGAAGAACATGTCGCAGTGCGTTAGCCTGAGATATCGCTCAAGAAAATCCCTAGTGCGGTCATTTGGGTCGTTAGGATCTACGGCCGCCTCATAAAAAGCTGCCATGCTGAGCACTTGAGATTGCTGTATGCCGGCATCCGCTACTCGCCGAAAATATCGAATAGGTTTAAAGCCTCGCTCGTAAAGGACGTGAGGCGAGTGCGTCGAGACTACAAGCTGGCTGGTGCAATATGGGCTGTCTTCCTCGGGCACGGCGAGGATGTCTAACACTTTCCGAATGAAAACCTGCTGCAACTGAGCATGAAGATGCGCCTCCGGCTCTTCTATGAATATCAGGTGGAGCGGTGGGCGGTTTTCCTCAATGTCCAACCATCGACCGTGAACATCGAGCAGTTCAACAACCATATAAATCAGGTTCTTGAAACCTAGGCCGTTGTACCTATCAGGCAAGGTTGCCGTGACCTCTGCTGCTCCGAGAGCGCCGAGCGCGTAGTGCACACGTGCCCCTTCATGGCTACTCAGAATGGTCGCAGGGTTCAATGCAGTCTTGATCAGCAGCCGAGGATTGTTGACCCCGGGATAGCCCAGATCGGCCAAACGCTCCAAAGTGGGACCGAAGACACGTTCCAGGTGGTCATTCAGCAGACTCTCGGACTGGTATAGTGCGCGCTGAGCGTCATAATCCTCGCCGCGCTTCTCAAGGTTCCGTTCATAGAAACGACTCAAACAGCGGGAGAGATCTTCGGATCGAGATCCAGCATTGGAGTCGGACAGGTGACGCTGGGCATGTAAACAGTCGACCTTTACCAAGCTACCCAGCACATCCCTGCCACTGCGACCCTTATCAGGAACCAAGCGTAGAGGCACGTAACCATCAAGCTGTTTAAACTCAGTGTCAAATCCGGCGCTATCGAGTATGTAGTACCGCAATTCGAAATCACGCCGTAGTCTGTCACCTACGGTGTCTGCAATGAAGTCACAAAGGTCACGCGGTCGCGGGTTGTACCCGTCTTGCGCAATGGCTGGCTCCATGTCTTCCTGTGCCACGCCTTCCCCTGCAGGCTGCAACTGAGCATGCCGTGCGCTGGCCCGTGCTTCTTGGAAACTGCTTCTCAGAAGGCCGGCATCTGCTGCTGCGAGCTCCACTCGAATACCAACCCGGCTACCTTGCCAATCTAGGCTAGGTAGCAGATCTACAACTCGATGCAGATCGGCTGGCGTGACGCAAAACCAGATGTCGAGGGAGATGGTTGGCAGTTCGACTCCGTCCGCCCCTTCTCCGAAAGCGTTGATGGCATCCCAGCACTCTGAGCTGAAATCATGGAGGGTAAATCGATCCTTCGAAGCTGAGGTAAAAAGCTGCAAAGCGTGCGCCGCAGATGTTTTACCGCTGTTGTTGGCCCCGACGAATATTGAAATATCGGACGCCAGATCGATGCGAGTGTCCTTCAGACGACGGAAATTACGCACCCAAACGGTCTCAATATGCATATCACTTCGTTCCCTGAAAATAGTTTTTGAATACTGAATGAGTCGCTTCCACTTTCCCAGACACGCCAAGTAATTTAGTTGGGTGCACAGGCCCTCTGAACAATGTCCGCTTCTGGCCGATTCTGTTGAAAAAGTCGACCTTGGTTTCCACGGCAGAAAAGTACGCGTCTGAGATTGAAATCCTTACTTTTGGCTGAGGCTTCCGGGCTCAGATTTCACGTAGCAACGTGCAAAAGTTGCATTTTCCCCGGTCAATATACGGGCAGTTTGAGCGGAGCGACTTTTTCAACAGAATCGGCCGATTGGAGCCTTTCGCGACAGGCAGGAATCGGTCGATTTTGTTGAAAAAGTAGCTCCCCGAAACTATTGATGTCGCCGCAATTCGCGGTGGCTGTTTTCAAACCAAGCGGCATTCGTCTTTTTTGCAAAGCATGGAGCATTGTGGCCCGGGTTTTGCGGTTTTCTTGTATGGACGTTTGGAACGTTTCGGGACGCTCAAACCACAGGGCTACTGTGTCGCAGTCGTTGCTGCTGGTGACCGAGCTGCGGTAAATCGTTCACTGGCCGATATTAAACAGGCGTTTATTCAGGGCGATGTTACTGTTACATTTGTACCTGCGGCGGGAGGCGACCGCTGACGGAAATTTATATCGGACGTAAACTCTTCATTAGCCAGGAGGCTAGCAATATGTCGGCACAACCCCTCACGCACCTGCTTATAGATACCGATGTCGATTTCGACGACTACATGGCCATCTCGTATTTGCTCAAGCATCATGCGGTAAAGGTCGAAGGCATCACAGTGACAGGGGTGGGCGCTGTTCACTTGAGTCACGGTGTTGAAAACGTCAGTAACTTCCTCACGCTGTTCGATGACCCAGAGATAGAGCGCATCCCCGTTGTCACTGGTTTTCAGCGGCCCATGGTGTACAGCAATACCTTTCCTTTTGAAACACGCCAGGCATCGGATCAACATTACGACGCTCCGTTTCCGCGGAAAAACCTGAATCCCACACGGACCGATGCGGTCGCGTTCTTAAGGGATACATTGAAAAACGCCGAGCATAAATTTACCGTATTAATGATCGGTGGCGGCACGACCTGGGGGCATATGTTTCAGCAGGCTCAAAACGATAACGCATTACAAGATTTGTTGCGTAGCAAAATAGATCGCATCGTGATGATGGGGGGTAATTTGTTGCCGCAATACGTCCAGCCTGGCGCGGGCGGTAATATTATCGACGCCTTGGGCGACACGCCCTACTACACCAATAAAGTTGCCGAATGGAACATCTTCCTGGATCCGCTTGCTAGCCAATATGTCTTTAATGGCGGGATTCCAGTGCAATTGGTTGCGCTGAACGCTTGTAACCAGATCCTCATTGATCGGGATTTCCTGCGAGGGCTTTCCAGCATTCACGACCCGGTTGCTCAATTCCTCACAAACGTGCTGCAAAGCTCGACCATAGCCCCCGGTATAGGCACCTATCTGTATTTTTGGGACCCCTTGGCGGCCATTGCGATAACCGACCCTCGGTTTCTCCAATTTACCCGCTATGGCCTGTTGGTCGAGCAAGATCTGAACGAAGAACAGGATACCAGCGGGAAGTTGATTCCGGATGACTCTGGCGCTCCAGTCGACGTAGCCCTAGGAACGTCACCAGGGTTCGTCTTGTCGCTTTATCTGGACACCCTTGCCGGGAAGTCGGCCGAGGCCACGGCTTAAAATGTGGTCAATGCAACGGGGAGGACGGTCGATGAGTAGAGTGTTCTGTGTTCTTGCAACGGGCTTGGTCTTCCTGGCGGGTTTTACGTAGCGACGCGGGTTTCAAAACGGGGGAAATGCACTCTGGCCCCTGGCAGACCGCTATGGGCCGATTTCTGCCGATCACAACTACCAAAGTATCAGCCAAATGCTCTCGCCAACAGCCGATCAAGCAATTGTAGTCACACCGCAAGAGAAAAGAAAAATTGATTGTTCCGTGAGACTGGATAGAAGCCCGTATATCCACAACATTATGTCGTCGGACCGGATAATGCAGAGCATCACCCAATCCGGCCCTACGCTGTAACTACAGCGTCAACGCACCTCCACCCGCTCCAACGACCGATCCAGCTCACTCCTGGCCATGCCAATCAGATGCACAACAGAAAAAGCCAGATCACGTTTCGGGCCATTGAGGCTGTCGCCGGATTCGTAGGCGGTGGCGGCTGCGCAGCGCAGCAGGTCGGAGACGTATAGCAGGGATTCTTCGAGAGAAGACGGCGGTGGGTCGGGCGTTACTTTTTTCATGGCTAAGTCCTCGTAAGGCCACCTGCAAATCGCTGCTAAACGATTGAGGGTGGCGACTTTGACGCGGGTTAGCAGACCGGGACTTAGCCAAAACCGGCGCACCCGAAGGTGCCCCACGCAAAGCCGCCATAGACGAGGCTCTTGCGTGACTAAGCTCTCAGGCTGCTAAACCCGATCACTGATGAGCAGTGACCGGCACAGCCTAGAGAGCCAAAAACGCCCACGCAAGGGGATAGGATTTTCTAGGAAACTTCACGCGGATGAAAGGGATAGGTCCGTAAGAAATGCCCTGCAATCAGGGCATTTTCGTTAGCGTAAGTAACACAGAGGACCTTAAATGCCCGCCGTCTGCTCATGGCGATCTGGTCGCCAGTGACCGCCCGTAAGAATCGGCAACTGGCTGAGGGTGACGCCATCGGTCATGGCGGTGAGGATTTTCAGGGCGCTGTCGCCTCGCTCGATGGCGATGCCGAATTGCACGCTTTCGATGAGGCGGCGCAGGCGTTCGGGGTCGTTGCGTTGGGCGGCGCTGATCAGGCGCTTGGCGACTACGCCCTTTTCGTTCGACAGTGTCAGCATGATGCTGCCATCCAGTCCCTGGATGCTCAGATTCACCCGGTAATCGGGATGAAAGGTATCGGTGATCATCTGAAAAGGATTATCCATATCGTCTACCTGTCTATGTGAACTGCATAAATTGACCGGGTATTAGTCCCTTTAGTTCTCAGTGGCTGACCATCGGCAAGTTTCTCTGGTGCTTGCTGATAGCAGGTTTTGCTGTCATCTTTCGCGTTAATGATAATTTTTCGTGTTTGAGAAGCATTGACGCATGCGCGACTTTTCCGCAGCTGATGACGACCTTGTGCCTGATCGTCGGCAGCAAATGACCGAGCTCTACAGTGACCACCATCTGTGGCTGCAAAACTGGCTGCGAAAAAAGATTGGGTGCTCGCAACGTGCTGCGGATCTGGCCCAGGACGCTTTCGTGCGTATCCTGATGCTGGCCGAACCGCTCAATCTCAAGGAGCCTCGGGCGTTTCTTGCCACCACTGCGACGCGCTTGCTGATCGATGGCACCCGGCGTCGCAAGATCGAGCGCGCCTACCTGGATGCGCTGACGCTGCATGCCGACGAGGCTTGTACGCCGAATCCCGAAGCCATTCATGTCGCGCTGCAGATGCTGGAGCGAATCGCGCAGATGCTTGACGGCTTGCCTCCCAGGCCGCGTCAGGCATTTTTGCTGCACCGCCTTGAGGGGATGACTTACAGCGAAATAGCCATTCAATTGGATGTGTCCTCCAGCATGGTCAAACAATACATGGCCAGCGTGATGGTGCATTGCTACAAGACACTGCACGGTTCGGGCCATCTCTCGTGAGCGATGTGCACGAACCCGGCGAGCGGATGATCAGCGAAGCGGCCTCCTGGCTTGCATTGATGAATGACGATGCGGTGAGCGCGGCTGATCGTGAGGCCTTTGACAGGTGGCGCGAGGCGGACCCGCGACACGCTCTGGCGCTGTCACGCATGGAGTCCTTGTGGGGCAGTTTTGATGAATTACCGGGCAAGCCGGCTCGGGTGGCATTGCGTCAGACATTCCCGCATTCGGGGGTAAAAACCTCTTATCGAGGGTTACAGGTTCTCTCGCTGTTGGGCGTTTTGATCGGCGGCTGGATGAGTGTCGAGCACCTGCCGATCTGGATGGCCGATCAGCACACGGCCATCGGTGAGCGCCGCGAATTTCTGCTTTCCGATGGCAGCGAAGTTCAGCTCAACAGCAATTCGGCGCTGGATATAAAATTCGACGGACGGCAACGCGAGGTGGAATTGTTGCGCGGCGAATTGTGGGTTCAGGTTGCAAAGGATGCACAGCGCCCATTTGTGGTGCGCACCGATCAGGGCACCATCACGGCATTGGGGACGCGCTTTGTGGTGCGCCGTGGCCCGCAAGGGACAACGGTCAGTGTGCTGGAATCTGCCATTGCGGCCAAGGCCGATAGCGCGGATGTTGTGAAAGTTGCAACCGGCCAGCAGGCCTTGCTCAAGGACGGTCTGGTTCAGATGCCGAAGCCGATAGGCAACGGCGACCCATCGGCATGGACCCGTGGCGTGCTCAAGGTCGATGACCGGCCTCTCGGCGAAGTGCTGCAAACACTGGCCGATTATCGACATGGCTTGTTGCGTTTCGATTCCAGGGCTCTGGAAGGGATACGGGTTTCGGGGCTGTTCCGCCTTGATGACACCGACGCTGCGCTTGCAGCCTTGAGCGATAACCTGCCTATCCGCGTCGAGCGCTTTACTGACCTGCTGATCGTGGTCAAACCGCTGCCCTGAAAACAGGAAGGGCGGCTCTTTTCAGGGCCGCCCTCGGTTACGCGATCAATGTGTCAGAGAGTGGAAATCAGCCCAGTCGAGCGACTTCCTTTTCCAGTTCTTTCTCAAGAAATTCTTCCTCCAGCAGGGCGTCCGGACTGACCGAATCTTCATCCTGATCTTGGGGCAGTGGTGCGCCGCCACGTTTGCTGCGCAGTTTGCCCAACAGGTGCTCAAGGGCGTGATCGAGTTTTGCGGCTGCGCCATCAACGGCCTGGTCGACGGTATCGGCCTTTTGAGTGACGGAAATCGGTTGGTGGCCTTTTGGACGTGCCTCTATCTGGCAGCGGATGTCATGTGGACCCGGCTTTTCGCCGTTTTCATCACTGAGGTGAACTTCGACGCGGGTTACATATTCGTCGTAGCGTTCGAGCGTGCTTTCAATGGTGGTACGAACCCACTCCTCCAGTCGGATACTGCTTTCGATGTGATTATCGCTATTGACCTGGATTTGCATAGTTAATCCTTATTAGGGCTTGCTCGTGTGAGGCTCATTGATCGATTTCTTGCGGAGCTCGATTTCGTTTGCGCTCAAGCACAGTGTTGGCGCCAATGAGCCAACAATTCAACCCCTAAATGGAAGAAATATTTCGCAGCAAAAATATTGTTTGAATGCAATGGATTCTCATCCAGCATCGGCCTCTTGTATGACGGTGAACATTCGCGAGGGAAGCATGAATGCTTCTGACCTTTTCGCGACTGAAGTCGCTCCGAGGTGGGGTCCCGGGAGCGACTTCATTCGCGAATGCGTTCAGCCTTTAGAATGCGACGGACGTCTGCAGATACACGGTGCGCGGTTCACCCACGTACTTGCCGCGGTTGTTGTCATCGAACGAGCGGGTGAAGTATTCGCGGTTGAAGATGTTCTTCACGCCTACCGCCACGTTCAGGTCTGACAATTGCGGGCCGAAATCATAGGCAGCGCGGGTGCTGAACAGCATGTAGCCGGGGATTTTGCCGTTGTTGCCGCTGGCGCTTTCGGCCACGGTGTTGGCATTGTCGGCGAACTGGTCGCTCTGGAACGAGCTGTCCAGGTTCAGCTTCCATGGGCCTTCGGTGTATCGCACGCCCAGAGTGCCTTTGTGTCTGGACGAGAAGGGCACACGATTGCCTTTGTTCGGGCCATCTTCGCGGATGGTTGCATCCACAAACGCATAGCTGGCGTAAACCTCGTAGGCATCCAGTGCCGGGTTCAGGTCGCTCAAGGCATAGTTGATGCTGCTCTCGATCCCCTGATGACGGGTTTCGCCGCGAGCGATGATCCGGTTGTCGGTCTGGTTGGTGTCGTACTGGTTATCGAAGTTGATCAGGAAAGCACCGATCTCTGCGCGCAGCACGCCGTCGTCATAGCGGGTGCCCAGTTCCCAGGTACGCGCCTTTTCAGGTTGGACTTCGCCGCCGTTGACGCGGTTGGGCATCTGGCTGTATTGCACGCTGCCGAACGAACCTTCGGTGTTGGCGTACAGGTTCCAGGTGTCCGTCACGTGGTAGAGCACGTTCAAGGCTGGCAGCGCGGTGTTGTAGTCGCCCTGGTATTTGACGTTGGTCTGGTTGTTGGACTGCGCCGTGTCGATCATCTCGTAGCGAATGCCGGGCGTGATGGTCCACTTGCCGATATCGATGCGGTCATCGATGTAGAACGCTTTGGCATCGGTGTAGCCACGGGTATCGCGATCTTGCGTGCTCGACGTGCTGGGCATGATTTGCGAAGCGGTGGTTTCGTTGTAGCGCACTTCGTGGCCGGATTCGTTGATGTAGCGATAGCCGATGCCCACTTCATGCCAGCTTTCGCCCAGTGCGAAACCTTGGGAGAAGCGGGTTTCAAAACCGCGTACCCAGTATTCGCGCGGTGACAGGGTGACGATGTTGCCCTGTTCCAGATAACCACTGCGCAGGGTCTTGGTGAAGAAGGTATTGGCGGTGAAAACCCGGGCGTCCTGCTCGTAGCGATAGCCGAAGTTGGCCAGCGTGCGACGGCCCCAGAACTTGTCTTTCAGGCGCGTCGATTGATACGGGTCGGCATCGTAATCCGCGACACTCAGGCCGCCGGGCATCTCGGCTTCGCCTTCGTAATACTGCGCCATGGCGTTGAGGCTGTTGGCGTCGTCGATCTGGTATTTGCCCTTGAGAATCAGGTCGTCGATCTGGGTATCGCTGTGTTCGCGCCAGTCGCTGCCGCGCACGCCGGAATACAGAATCGCGCCGCCCAGGCCATTTTCCGCCGTGCCGCCCAGCAACAGGTTGCCGGTTTTCTTGAAGCCATCTTGGGTGGAAGACGGGCTGATCTCGGTCTGCACGGAGCCCTTCATGGTGGGCTCGTCCGGGATGGCGCGGGTCACGAAGTTGACGATACCGCCGACGTTCTGCGGGCCGTAACGCACGGCACCGCCGCCACGCACGACGTCCACGGCGTCCATGTTGCCCAGGCTGATCGGCGCAAGAGACAACTGAGGCTGGCCATAAGGTGCGAATGGCACCGGAATGCCATCCATCAGGACCGTGGAGCGCGAAGCCAGGCGCGGGTTGAGGCCGCGAATGCCGAAGTTCAGCGCCATGTCGTGGCTGCCGGTGCCGTTGTTTTCCGGTGCGTTGA encodes:
- a CDS encoding DUF6124 family protein yields the protein MKKVTPDPPPSSLEESLLYVSDLLRCAAATAYESGDSLNGPKRDLAFSVVHLIGMARSELDRSLERVEVR
- a CDS encoding FecR family protein — protein: MSDVHEPGERMISEAASWLALMNDDAVSAADREAFDRWREADPRHALALSRMESLWGSFDELPGKPARVALRQTFPHSGVKTSYRGLQVLSLLGVLIGGWMSVEHLPIWMADQHTAIGERREFLLSDGSEVQLNSNSALDIKFDGRQREVELLRGELWVQVAKDAQRPFVVRTDQGTITALGTRFVVRRGPQGTTVSVLESAIAAKADSADVVKVATGQQALLKDGLVQMPKPIGNGDPSAWTRGVLKVDDRPLGEVLQTLADYRHGLLRFDSRALEGIRVSGLFRLDDTDAALAALSDNLPIRVERFTDLLIVVKPLP
- a CDS encoding DUF3509 domain-containing protein, with translation MDNPFQMITDTFHPDYRVNLSIQGLDGSIMLTLSNEKGVVAKRLISAAQRNDPERLRRLIESVQFGIAIERGDSALKILTAMTDGVTLSQLPILTGGHWRPDRHEQTAGI
- a CDS encoding ATP-dependent nuclease; this translates as MHIETVWVRNFRRLKDTRIDLASDISIFVGANNSGKTSAAHALQLFTSASKDRFTLHDFSSECWDAINAFGEGADGVELPTISLDIWFCVTPADLHRVVDLLPSLDWQGSRVGIRVELAAADAGLLRSSFQEARASARHAQLQPAGEGVAQEDMEPAIAQDGYNPRPRDLCDFIADTVGDRLRRDFELRYYILDSAGFDTEFKQLDGYVPLRLVPDKGRSGRDVLGSLVKVDCLHAQRHLSDSNAGSRSEDLSRCLSRFYERNLEKRGEDYDAQRALYQSESLLNDHLERVFGPTLERLADLGYPGVNNPRLLIKTALNPATILSSHEGARVHYALGALGAAEVTATLPDRYNGLGFKNLIYMVVELLDVHGRWLDIEENRPPLHLIFIEEPEAHLHAQLQQVFIRKVLDILAVPEEDSPYCTSQLVVSTHSPHVLYERGFKPIRYFRRVADAGIQQSQVLSMAAFYEAAVDPNDPNDRTRDFLERYLRLTHCDMFFADAAILVEGNVERLLMPQMIAKAAPRLQSNYLSVLDVGGAFGHRFKGLIDFLGLTSLIVTDIDSVSPPAAGALAANGELPVDEDPADAEPDDNEDAEEAEARRKGRKACMVHEAGALTSNQTLIKWLPGHTTIDDLLAATAEQRTQLRDEEGGALVRVAYQTPVAVVWGGATQVRTGRTLEEAFALQNLTWTQHLDRKDLGLRIKGSNNLEIAGIAERLYRKVKSSSFRKTDFALGLLAQEPSAWTVPNYISDGLRWLEDLVAPPPPAVAEAEAPLNGGEV
- a CDS encoding sigma-70 family RNA polymerase sigma factor, which codes for MRDFSAADDDLVPDRRQQMTELYSDHHLWLQNWLRKKIGCSQRAADLAQDAFVRILMLAEPLNLKEPRAFLATTATRLLIDGTRRRKIERAYLDALTLHADEACTPNPEAIHVALQMLERIAQMLDGLPPRPRQAFLLHRLEGMTYSEIAIQLDVSSSMVKQYMASVMVHCYKTLHGSGHLS
- a CDS encoding HPF/RaiA family ribosome-associated protein; amino-acid sequence: MQIQVNSDNHIESSIRLEEWVRTTIESTLERYDEYVTRVEVHLSDENGEKPGPHDIRCQIEARPKGHQPISVTQKADTVDQAVDGAAAKLDHALEHLLGKLRSKRGGAPLPQDQDEDSVSPDALLEEEFLEKELEKEVARLG
- the fecA gene encoding TonB-dependent Fe(3+) dicitrate receptor FecA — protein: MSTRSPQLSPLVRTLRHIIFGASLSLGGLSLAHAADAKAYHIAPSELETALNQFGREAGVMISYGSQVTSGLKSRGLEGQYTPEQGLTALLEGTGLQAVADGNQGFSLQPVSTAGSGPVELGASTIVGDWLGEAQQTNVFEHPGARDVIRREEFERNGSTNAREVLNRIPGVNAPENNGTGSHDMALNFGIRGLNPRLASRSTVLMDGIPVPFAPYGQPQLSLAPISLGNMDAVDVVRGGGAVRYGPQNVGGIVNFVTRAIPDEPTMKGSVQTEISPSSTQDGFKKTGNLLLGGTAENGLGGAILYSGVRGSDWREHSDTQIDDLILKGKYQIDDANSLNAMAQYYEGEAEMPGGLSVADYDADPYQSTRLKDKFWGRRTLANFGYRYEQDARVFTANTFFTKTLRSGYLEQGNIVTLSPREYWVRGFETRFSQGFALGESWHEVGIGYRYINESGHEVRYNETTASQIMPSTSSTQDRDTRGYTDAKAFYIDDRIDIGKWTITPGIRYEMIDTAQSNNQTNVKYQGDYNTALPALNVLYHVTDTWNLYANTEGSFGSVQYSQMPNRVNGGEVQPEKARTWELGTRYDDGVLRAEIGAFLINFDNQYDTNQTDNRIIARGETRHQGIESSINYALSDLNPALDAYEVYASYAFVDATIREDGPNKGNRVPFSSRHKGTLGVRYTEGPWKLNLDSSFQSDQFADNANTVAESASGNNGKIPGYMLFSTRAAYDFGPQLSDLNVAVGVKNIFNREYFTRSFDDNNRGKYVGEPRTVYLQTSVAF
- a CDS encoding nucleoside hydrolase; the protein is MSAQPLTHLLIDTDVDFDDYMAISYLLKHHAVKVEGITVTGVGAVHLSHGVENVSNFLTLFDDPEIERIPVVTGFQRPMVYSNTFPFETRQASDQHYDAPFPRKNLNPTRTDAVAFLRDTLKNAEHKFTVLMIGGGTTWGHMFQQAQNDNALQDLLRSKIDRIVMMGGNLLPQYVQPGAGGNIIDALGDTPYYTNKVAEWNIFLDPLASQYVFNGGIPVQLVALNACNQILIDRDFLRGLSSIHDPVAQFLTNVLQSSTIAPGIGTYLYFWDPLAAIAITDPRFLQFTRYGLLVEQDLNEEQDTSGKLIPDDSGAPVDVALGTSPGFVLSLYLDTLAGKSAEATA